A stretch of DNA from Triticum dicoccoides isolate Atlit2015 ecotype Zavitan chromosome 2A, WEW_v2.0, whole genome shotgun sequence:
GAACCATGAAATACCGGAAAGGTCCAGATAATGGCTGAATGGGACCACAAATGTCTCCTTGAATACGTTCAAGGAACTGAAGTGGTTCAGCTTGTATTTTGAGGTGTGAGGGCCTCAAAATTAGCTTTCCCGTGGCACAAGATGTGCACACAAAATCAGAAGATTGAGGAAATTTTGACTCAAGCAAATTATGACCAATGGAATTGCTAGTAATTTTTCTCATCATCCCTATTCCAGGATGGCCTAAACAATCATGCCAGGTTTGGAATGCGTTAACATTCTGAAAAATTACTTTGTATGCAACATGTTCCACGGGTTTGATGTACGTATAGTACAAACCAGACAatagagaaggaattttctcaTGTAGCTTTTTGCCATATCTGTCATCTTTAGTAAAAAGTAGATACTCCTCTTTGTTGTCTTCATGGGTTTCAATATGAAAACCATTTTTACGGATATCTCGATAACTGATCAGGGTACGTGCAGAATCGGGATACAGTAAAGCATCCTCAATTGTCACATATGTACCACTTGGGAGGGTGAATATGGCACGTCTAGTACCAACAATCACAGTATCGCGTCCAATCGATAGTTAGAATATCTTCATTTGTCTTTTTTAGAGTTTGGAAATATTTCATCTCCCTCAGTATGGAGTTTGTGGCACCACTGTCCACAAGGCATAATTCCTCTTCCATCGGATTGTCCCCGTAAAAAACTATATAAAACAAAGAATTTTCAATAAGAAAACCTCATAGTAATATATAGAATACAATCTTTATTATATCAAATGTGCTGATACAATACAATATAAAGACAACAACAAACTTATGTTCTTATTACAATCATCACAAATGGACATAATTAAGTAGATCACTAAGGAGATTGAGGGACTAGTCGAAGTCGCCAAACACGTTGTTTGTAGTGTACTCAATCAACGTGTTCTCCATTTCAGCAGTAGCCTCAGGCAGATAAGGAACCACGACATTGCTTGGtccaggaggaacatcgtgcgaaCCACCAACTCCTTTTACGCTATCCGGATGAAGGTTGAAGTTGGCTTCAAACCTTTTCCCTTGAGGTGCTTTGCGTCCCTGAGATTGCTGGTACATCATAACCAGATGCTTGGGCATTGTGCACTTTTCAGTAGAATGCGTGGAGCATCCACACTTGTTGCAAAGCTTAGATTTATCAAACCTGGGCTTTGAAGTGCCTTTTTCCTTGCCTGGGTATCTACATCTCCTGTTCCCATTGCGCTTTCGCTTATGCTCGGAATTGGATTGTTTACCTCTCGAGGTACCATTAAACTTTTGTCTATTTGCAACATTCAGATGAACTTTAGGTAAAGGTTGTGCCCCAACTGGGCGCTGAGAGCCATTCTTAGCGAGTAGCTCATCATGCTTTTCAGCCTGAAGTAACATGTGAATAAGCTCGGAATAGACAGTGTAGTTACGAGCACAGTATTGCTGTTGGAGGATCCTATCTGAAGGGAGCATAGTAGACAAAGTTTTCTCTATCTTCTCCCCCTCAGTAGGTTCCTTCTCACAAAAGCGCAGTTTGGAACATATCTTATGAACAACATGATTGTACTCACCGATGGACTTGAAATCCTGAAGATGAAGATGAGTCCAATCATGGAGTGCTTCGGGCAGGACTACCGCCTTTTGCTGTTCATACCTCGTTTTGAGGGCCAGAAACAGAGTACTAGGAGATTCCTCCTGTAAATACTCAGACTGGAGATCTGGATGAATATGGTGCCTTATGATGAATAAGGCAGCATAGTTCTGCTGTTCTGTCAGCGGCGTGGCCCCATCCGGGAGAGGAGTCTCCGGGGGTTGTATTGCACGCGCTATCCCACGTGACGCAAGACTGATCTTGATGTCCATAGCCCATGTAGGGTAGTTGTGGCCATTGAGGGCAAGCTCCTCAAACTCTTTGGCAATCATCTTTTCCTACATGGGaaaccagagataattaatttacgGATGGTAAATTAAAAACCATCATGGTTGTGTAATAAGAATGCAAAAATTGATACTCAAGTCTAAACTTGAAAAATTCTCAACCCCAATTGTGTGAACATAACACTTTGAAGACCACATAGATCTCACAGTAATAGGCTACATCGCCATTACCTTGTGTATGCTACAATTCAGATATAAGGAATACACGTTGGAGGTAATCGTTTGTCGAGAATGACAAAGTGTAGACCTCACAGTAAGAGAGGATATTCTGCAAATGAGCAGTAGATCACAACGCATTACCTTGTGATTCCAAATAAGATGAGGGAGAAACATCCAAAAATTTGCAAGTTTAATATGCGAGAGAAGACCTCAATCGAAAAGACATGTTCGATAAAAATGAGATGTGGTAAACACATGGAACATGTCATTCTTCTCAGATGAAATCCGGTACTTTATTTATATTATCAATCCATTACATAATATAAACACACTAATAATTACACAAGTCCTAGTCAGATTTAATCTAGAACTGGACTAGTATGTAAGTAGCAGTCAAACTAGGTACTAAACATTACTAAACAGAGTCTAAAACTGCACCATATACAATAATTAGTACTAGACTAATAAAAACAGAGATTAAAAAAAACTTGAAGATAGCAGGTCGATCACCTGGGCCTGGGCCTGCCACCACCGACCGAAGCCAGCCTGTAGCCACCCACACCGTATAAGAGGAGGCGAGAGGTGGGGCGGTTACGGATAAGGACCCGCACCACGCTCGATCCCCACCACCACCTCTGCGCTCGCAAGGAGCAGGGAGCCCGGTCGCCGGCGAccggggcgagcgccggcgcctcCCCTCGCATCTTCAGGTGTCAGCGATGCGACACCGACGAGGCCTCTTCATCTGAAGAGGAGACGATAACGGTGGAGGCCTGGCGCAGTGGAGTAGCAGTGAAGCCGAGGTTCGCCGGAGCCCATGAGCCTGGGCGACGGCCCGGGAGGCAGTCGAGGGCTGCGACGGCGCGCCCGAAGAGGCGGCCGAAGCGCCGCTCCGCGCGGCTGCTTGAGCCCGCGGCAGTCTCTTGTTGAGGcgtgccgccggcggcggcggcgccctccaTGCCGACTCCAAGACGGACTACTCCGGAGGCACCGGTCAGCGCGGAGACGAAGGCGAGCGCCTCCTCCTCGTTCACGACGGCGCGCATCGGCACAGGGCAGTATCCGGGCGGGCCAGCGGCCTCGGAGGCGGGTGTTAGCGTCGACGGCGCGAGCCACGCGGCCGGCGGAGGAGGTGGTGGAAGCGGAGATCCAGGGGCGGTGCAGGCGCGGCTGCAGCCCTGTGCACCATGGAGGCGCTCGGGCCGGCCACTAGCCAGGGGTCGAACCCCATGGGCGCCTGGCCACGGGCCCAGGGAGCACCATCGTGGTTGCGTCTAGGAGCGAGGGGAGCACCGCCGGGGGCGCGTCCAGCGGCGCGGTGGCGGCCAGGAGCGCAACGTCCAGCGGCGCTGCGGCCGAATCGACGGATGGCTTGCatccggcgacggaaacggcggtGGCCACCAACTCTATGGCGGCGAAGGGCAATGAGGCGGTAGCGGCGACCGTCCTCGCGGatcagacggaggaaggagacgaggccTGTCATCTCACCGGCGGTGAGTGCTTCCTCTCTTCTCCTTTCTCTGTTGCCTTTCGCTCTCGCTGGCTGTTCTACGTGCGTGATAACGTGTTTTGAATCGAAAGTGATTGAATACTTGATCGATGGTTACAGGCCCCTTTTATACGACCCGGAGAGACACGACGATCCCTCGAGGAGGCGTCGGTTCCAGAAAATCGAAGAGAGGCGTCGGTTGCGAGACAAACCGCAACGACGGTTTGAGCAAGGGAAGATTTTCCCCTAATTACAGAATTATTTTTAACAAAAATAACGAGCGCCAAGGCGGCGGGCCGGCCGGCACACATCAATATACAGTATTGTGGGCTTGTGGCTGCCGTGTATACAAGGGTTGTCCCCAAGACCTATTGAAAAGTAGGGATGAATTAAATGGAGCTTAGGGATAGCGCTTAGAGTTTGACGGTAAGTGGGTGGTccacttatgtactccctccgttctaaaatagatgacccaactttgtactaactttagtacaaagttgagtcatctattttggaacggaggcagTAGGTACGTGCGGTACGTGCGACTCTTTGTTCTCGCGTGTCGGTGCTGGTACGACTTGCATTGTTGAGGTGTGGTTAGTTACCTATGTGATCGACACATGTGTGAAAGAGGGAGACGCCGGTCTTTGTCATTTTTTGTTGCAGTGAGTTTGAGGGAGGGCTACCAAGGGATGGGTCCGTTGCACGGCCGGCCTTTTCTCTCTTCCGTGCGCCAATACCTCTAAAAATATACATCATCAGAAAGAGGGCGACAACTTCTAGTAATTATTGAAAGTGTCATTTTTAAAAATAAAATGAATATTTGTTGATAACTTTTTTTGCAGATGGGTTGGAGTCGCTCTTCATACACTAGCTCTATAATACAGTTTAGCTTCACGCGAGTCGGTTGAATTTTAAATTCTGGTTAGTCGatattttggaaagaaagcaacagTTGCGCGGAGCACGACGCCATagacggcggcggcgaggcaagCGAAGCAAGGCCCGGGGTGCCGGCAAGACCTTGGACAGGAAGGAGCTATAGCCAGCAGCGAGCTGGTATAGGCGAGTTCAAAGGTTGACGGGTGCGGGTGCAGGCTTGCCGGGGAAAAAAAATTCTAGTGGTCGCTGGTTTAGAGGGATGGTCGGGACGATGCCGGCACGGCGGTGGGCGGCGGTAGTGAGGAGGGCGGTGCGGCAAGGCTGACACGGGAGGGCCGCCAATAGCGGGTGGCACATGTGATGCTTTGGGGACGAAGATGATCAGGACGGCAGAAAGTGGAAGAAGGCGATCTAGCCATTCATTTTGCATCGGACGGTTCAAAACAAATGTACTAACCAAATTTGTTTTCCAGTAGACTGACACCTACCTACGTGGGTCTAGCATTACTCTGGCCAGTCCCCTATAAATACCGAGTTCTGTTCCTCAGAGGCCAGCTCAACACAACCATCGCAACTTGGACTTCAAGTACAGTTTTTGTGACTTTGTGCAGCCACCAACGTAACGGCATGGGTTCCGCGCAGGTCGATGCCGACGTCAAGCCGCACGCCGTGTGCGTGCCGCTGCCGGCGCAGGGGCACGTCACGCCGATGCTGAAGCTCGCCAAGATCCTCCACTGCAGGGGCTTCCATGTCACCTTCGTCAACTCCGAGTTCAACCACCGGCGGCTCCTCCGCTCCCGCGGCGCTGCCGCACTCGACGGCGTCGAGGGGTTCCGCTTCGCCACCATACCGGACGGCCTCCCGCCGTCCGACGCCGATGCCACGCAGGACGTACCGTCCCTCTGCCGCTCCACCAGGGAGACCTGCCTCCCGCACTTCAAGAGCCTCCTTGCCGAGCTCAACGCATCTACCGAGTCGCCACCGGTCACGTGCGTCGTCGGCGACAACGCCATGAGCTTCACCGTCGACGCCGCACGGGACATTGGGGTGccgtgtgcgctgttctggactgcCAGCGTATGCGGCTACTTGGGCTACCGCCATTACCGCACCTTGTACGACAAGGGCATCTTCCCACTCAAAGGTAATTAATCCTATCCTACAAGTTTTCAACAACACTGCGTGCCTCAGTGCCATGAATGGAATTTTTGCGGATGAATTAATTGCGCACATACTGTGAGCATGCAGACGTGGAGCAGCTGACTAATGGGTATCTTGACACGCCGGTGGACTGCACGGCGGGGATGAGCAAGCACATGCGGCTCAAAGACTTCCCGAACTTCATCTGGTCGACGGACCCCGACGAGTACATGGCCCACTTCGCCCTCCACGTGACGGTGCGGCTGGCGGAGGCGGACGCCGCCATCTTCAACACCTTGGAAGAGCTCGAGCCGGCGGCGCTGGACGCGGTGCGCGCCATGCTCCCGCCCACCGTGCCCGTCTACACCATCGGCTATCTCCCCTTACTCGCCGAGGAGATCGTGCCACAGGGCGGCACGTTGGACGCACTGGGGTCAAACCTGTGGAAGGAGGACGTCTCCTGCTTCGACTTTCTGGACGGCAAGGAGCCCCGGTCGGTCGTGTACGTGAACTACGGCAGCATAACGGTGATGAGCAACGAGGAGCTCCTCGAGTTCGCGTGGGGGCTAGCCAACAGCGGCCAGCCCTTCCTGTGGATCATCAGGCCGGACCTCGTCAAGGGCGACGCCGCCGTGCTGCCGCCGGAGTTCCTGGAGTCCATCGAGGGGCGCGGCGTGCTGGCGAGCTGGTGCCCGCAGGAGGCGGTGCTGCGACACGAGGCGGTGGGCGTGTTCCTGACGCACTCCGGGTGGAACTCGACGGTGGAGAGCCTGTGCGGCGGGGTGCCGACGCTGTGCTGGCCCTTCTTCGCGGAGCAGCAGACCAACAGCCGGTACAGCTGCGTGGAGTGGGGCGTGGCCATGGAGATCGGCCACGACGTGCGGCGGGAGGCGGTGGAGGCCAAGATACGGGAGGCGATGTCCGGCGAGAAGGGGAAGGAGATGCGCCGCCGGGCCGAGGAGTGGAGGGAGGCCGGCGTCCGCGCAACGCGGCCCGGCGGGCGCTCGCGCGCCAATCTCGAGAAGCTGGTCGCCGACTCCCTCCTCTCGGGCGGCAAACCACGTGATTAAATTACCACTTACTACTACTACGCATCGTACGTATTTCAAATTGGTTACTGAGACAAGATCTAAATTTGCAAGTGCTAGCTCTCTCATACTATACGTTCAACGCATGCAGCGCATGCGGTTCGCTGTACTTTCTGATTTGATACATGGACGTCGTTGTCGTCTACATTGATGCCGgcgacgaaggtctattcctgattGCTCCATTTCCTGAAAGCAAATAATGCTCGTCACCTAACCAGCTCGTGCGCTGCAATGGTGCCGTGCGGATCCTCCTGAGAAGGACGCGCGCAACAGATGAGATCGAGACTCTTGCGTCCGGACGGAGCCCGGCCACCCTACGAAGCCCAAGCATCGCCACCACTTGTCCCCTTCTAGTGCATTCGTCCCTTATCCATTGTATTGTACTAGCGGTTGACACGTGCCTTGCCGCGTCGTTTTTGGCAGGTGAAGTATTTTTTAGTCGTCTCGTAGTTGACGAGAATTATATTTTACATCCGAGAGGGGCTATAATTGGAGATACTATTGTTTCTGGTACAAAAGTTCCTATATCAATGGGAAATGCCTTACCCTTGAGTGCGGTTTGAACTATTGATTTACCTAATTGAAAGTAACCAATTAGGTTTACGACGAAACCTAGAAATCGATCACTGATCCAATTTGACTACCTCTACAGGATAGACCTTAACAAAAAACTGTTGAGTaacgtgatgaggacatgaataccattgttacacccacagcccatgctgctatacatactggaccgattactagagctcgcgcacgccaattgaattatcaggtactttcgtttcttggtaacgattctaatgttcatgagaatatgatgctgcctaaattgaatacatttgttttgcttacaaatgaagggcctagcttggacaagaaagatgaaccttggagcaagttcaagcatggatgtCGGAGTAAATagtcatgggtagcctagccggcttcccctggcccttctgaagaaATTACGAGCCCATCCGGCTCTCGAGAAACCCAAGatgcggggccgccttcccctagtcGGCCATCGCcttggccggctttcggaaggggcCCCGGCTTTAGCCCTTGTGAAGAAGGCCATGGGGGGAGGGGCGACTTCATGAAGCcgaccatgagaaggccgactccaagaagccggctctcaTAAAGAGATCAAGACCGTACCCTCGAAACTCGTGTCTGCCGAGTGGCagagagacggggcgtggctacagtgaagctagCCGCCCCCGAACCCCGGAGCACGaccggcacagtgcgccgtacgggtggccatgacccgtccggcgcgacactgttgctatGTCGACtctgacgccatccacgacgggccACCAGCGTGGCCCCCAAGGCGGTGGGCCCTttcgggcagagagacgcccgaaggcggccatgcCACTGCTAGTCGGCCCAAGAGAGGGCCGGCTGGCCCCCGGCCTCGAAGGAGGCGCCCCATTAAGGGGACAAGACGAAgtgaggctacagtgatcgcccgccaggcggcggcactgtagccacgcttaccccgACAAAGCCCGTGTCACCAAGAtgaagcaacagtaaccagccgccaacacgaccctgaccagtggggcctgcctgtcggccaggggccggcagccggcgggacccaccagtcggcaggccccaATAGCCGGCGCAGAAGTCGGCGAGCACGGTCACAgacagctgggccccgcgcccagtcggattaccattgtacccccggggggtaggcctatataaagccCCCggtgcacccatgcaaagggttcaactTTTAACTAGTTCTAGACACCATACGAAGGggagaagcaggctagccgtgccctttttcctcctcctcccaccggaacagctcaaggagcattgtgtagccacTTGTTCATTTAgttaccatgcggagaccccgcagagcagcagtaggggtgttatctccaaggagagccctgaagctgggtaagattcgccggcgtgcatgccttcgccttatcccatttccaggcaccggcgatgttttattggctcccacaatgataagccacccgttggcatatgtcgcacctaccacccgacatttggcgcccaccgtgggccaagtgcaccgtcgtccggagacctgttctggacgggaaccctctttcttcctcgcgagcgtagccagcccggcacgcccgatggcgcttgccacgacgcgctgcaaggcgtcaccagcatctgcgcggcgagcGACCTCGCCGATCTTCTTGACGAAACCCGAATCTCCgatgagctcgcctccgatgcgggcaccgaccgcctcgcctgcctcctcggccagctccacgtctccggcgagcccgcTGCGGATTTGGAGTCggctggctccaccgacccgatgcctgtcgactccgacatggcTTCCTACGACACCTttcccaccaacgtcgcgatctacaacgacccgctcccTCAGGACGGCGGCCGCGatactgtcaccaccgaggtgatggttgtCGGCCATGGTAGCCCGGCCAACGAGAGCGCCCACGATgccccgcacgcggcggcccacgacttATCCGTCCCCCTCCCGGCGGATGCTGATGACGAAgctctggaggcacgccgcctcgccctcatcacggagggccggaggctggcttctATGAGACGCCTCTCTGAGGcttaccagcgcgaagctgaccgcgccgccttcggcacgccggctccggctgggcctagctgggccggcGTCGTCAggcaacgcggcgccgtcatcgccgacacgctgggtgtcgatcgcccagtctatgccaccccgctcgagaacctacgcgccgcccaggtggccgtagacgagttggacggcttggaggccgaagacctccccacatgacccggcgcatccagcagtTGATCGACGCGGCCGCGCAGCGGCACGAGGCCGATGCCCGtgcgggaagccctcccccgcgccgagatcacggtgcgacgtcccggacgccgactacgagcaacacccgcgcgcggcgcgagaaagagccggcggctagccgaagccggacccgaatctccatcgatcgAGACGCGGACGGCCACCCCCGAGCCATGGAGTGGCGAGGCAATCCGCCTCCGCCTCGACCTcgcggagagagatatcccaccccaccgccagtggcgcacccgactctcagcggccgactaggtcgccgcgaaggagtcggcgagagcgacgcgcgccatcggatcgaccgcctagcgcgatccctggcgctagaagaggaagatgatgtcgacccgccctgtttcggcccccgcatccgcgacgagccttttcccaaagggttctcgctcccaagagacacacccaagtataacggctccgtgaagccggaagattggctgatcgactactctacggcagtcagcatagccaacggcaaccggcgcgttgccgtgaaatatgtgcccctcatgctgcagggcacggcgcggacctggctcaacagcctcaagcctctcagcatcaacagctggctagatttcaccgaagccttcgttcgcaacttcaccagcacttacAAGCGGGCTCCGAAGCCCAGGTAGCTCTCCCTGTGCGTACAGGGCCCAaccgagtccactcgcgattacctcacgcgctgggccgagcttgcaactcttgcgaaggggtgcacgaggtgcaagccatcgagtacttcactgccgggtgccgagagggcaccctcctcaagcacaagctcctctgcgacaagccgactaccctcgacgagcttctggacatagccgacaagtacgccacggccgactcttctatgaagaccgagctccgggtagatgCGTCCGGGAAAGTGCTCaatccggcgcccaagacgccggctggggactccgaCCGACGCCCACACCCAAACGATCACAAGCGCAAAGGCCCTGCGCCACCTCCCGACAGTTGGCAGGTGGCCACGGTTGAAGACATGCCGCTTGAAGAGCGGCCTGCGCCCGAAGcccaagggcggccggccggcttggcagtcgaccttctcctacgagcaaacccttgatgccccgtgcaagttccatagcggcgcgaagccgtccaaccacacaacccggaagtgcaatTGGCTCAACCGAATCGCCAAGGgtgaagggctcgcgccgcctcctcctggcgGCCCGCCACCTCCGGCTCCGCCGCCttcggccgctcggcccgcagttggAGCCGTGCACaacgagttccccgacgagcaagcaacttacatcgtcttcaccagccaGCCTGAAGACCGGCGCGGcaagcgccgagagcaccaagaagtcagcGTAGTCGCTGCTAGTCCAGCCAgacacatgcattggtccgagaaacccattagctggagccgggccgaccacccagaggtgatgccgtctcccggatcTTATGCTTTGGTCCTGGAGGCCACTCTCGCGACGGACAGACGTGCCACGCGCTTCTCCCGCgttctgatagacggcgggagcagcatcaacatcttgtaccgcgataccctggagaagctaaacgtCAAGACAAAGCAGCTCGCGCCGACTCGGACGGTTTTCCATGGCATTGTCCCTGGCttatcctgcgcccccattggcaagatcaagattgatgtactctttggagACAAGGAGcacttccgccgggaagcgatctggtttgaagtggtggatctagagagcccctaccacgcattgcttggccgacccgccttggccaagttcatggcggttccccactatgcatacctcaagatgaagataccaagttccaagggcgtcatcaccatagccggcgattacaagaaatcgTCCTAATGCGCcgccgccagcagccggctggccgagtcccttgtgatcgccgaagagaagaaggtgctgaaccgagtcgtggccatggccggcaagcagccgaccCTGCCCCCCGActccaaggagtatgatgcccaaggatcttttcagccggccaaggagaccaagaagataccccttgaccccgaacaccccgagaggtttgccgtcattggGGCAagcctagacagcaaataggaaggcgagctcgccgatttcctccgtgagaatcgggacatctttgcatggtcccccaaggacatgccgggtgtaccgaaggatttcgccgagcacaaactacacgtccgagaagacgcaaagccggtGAAGCAGCCGCTCCGCCGACTGTCCGAAGAAAAGAGAAGGATTGTGggggaagagatagcccggcttctggcagccggcttcatcatggaagttttctttctagagtggcttgccaacccggtcctcgtgctgaagaagaataacaagtggcgcatgtgtatagattacactagcctcaacaaagcttgccccaaagatcccttcgccctgccaaggattaaccaagtgatagactccacagccggatgcgagctgttgagttttttggatgcttattccggatatcaccagataaagctagacccggacgaccgcctgaagaccgccttcatcacgccgttcggagccttctgctacctgactatgacattcggcttgagaaatgccggtgccacttttcagcgttgcatgcagaagtgcctcctcaagcaactcggcagaaacgcccacgtctacgtagacgacatcgtggtgaagacgaagaggcgcgacaccttgctggaagatctcaaggaaacatttgagaacctacgccgctttcaaatcaagctcaaccccgagaaatgcgtgttcggagtgccagccggccaactcctaggtttcctggtctccgaacgcggcattgaatgcaacccagtaaagatcaaggccactgagagaatggcgatccccaccaaactGCAAGaaatccagaagttcaccggatgcttggcgtccttgaaccgcttcatcagccggcttggagagaaagctctccccctctaccgcctcatgaagaaaagCACTCACTTCGAATGGAACGACCATGCCGACTAGGCCTTtcaggagctgaagaagatgctggccacaccgCCTGTCCTagcagcgccgactgaaaaagagcccatgctcctttacatcgccacaaccagccgggtggtcagcaccgtcattgtAGTCCAACGCCCGGAAGCCGGCggggcccagccggtccagaggccggtgtactatttgagcgaggtgctgtccgcctcaaagcagaactacccgcactaccagaagatgtgctacggcgtgtacttcaccgccaagaagctgaagccctacttccaagagcatcccatcacggtcgtatgcaccgccccgctggccgagatcataggcagccgggatgcatccggccgggtggcgaagtgggccatcgagctggccccctacacgatcttctactagccccgcaccgccatcaaatcccaagcattggccgacttcctcgttgactgggccgagacccagtacctgccgccggctcccgactccacccattggcgcatgcactttgacggatccaagatgcgcaccggcttgggggccggcatcgtccttacctctccaaagggtgacaagctcagatacacgctgcagatccacttcaccgcctccaacaacgtagccgagtacgaggcactcatacacgggctccggcttgccaaggaacttggcatccgccggatcctgtgttacggagactcggacttggtggtccagcaatcatctggtgactgggacgccaaggacgcaaacatggcaagctaccgcttcctggtgcagcaactcaacggatactttgaaggatgcgagttcctccatgtacccgAGCCGACAATGAGCcacccgatgccctggctcgaataggctccactcggcaagca
This window harbors:
- the LOC119355315 gene encoding 7-deoxyloganetin glucosyltransferase-like gives rise to the protein MGSAQVDADVKPHAVCVPLPAQGHVTPMLKLAKILHCRGFHVTFVNSEFNHRRLLRSRGAAALDGVEGFRFATIPDGLPPSDADATQDVPSLCRSTRETCLPHFKSLLAELNASTESPPVTCVVGDNAMSFTVDAARDIGVPCALFWTASVCGYLGYRHYRTLYDKGIFPLKDVEQLTNGYLDTPVDCTAGMSKHMRLKDFPNFIWSTDPDEYMAHFALHVTVRLAEADAAIFNTLEELEPAALDAVRAMLPPTVPVYTIGYLPLLAEEIVPQGGTLDALGSNLWKEDVSCFDFLDGKEPRSVVYVNYGSITVMSNEELLEFAWGLANSGQPFLWIIRPDLVKGDAAVLPPEFLESIEGRGVLASWCPQEAVLRHEAVGVFLTHSGWNSTVESLCGGVPTLCWPFFAEQQTNSRYSCVEWGVAMEIGHDVRREAVEAKIREAMSGEKGKEMRRRAEEWREAGVRATRPGGRSRANLEKLVADSLLSGGKPRD